The genomic DNA GCAGCCACAGGCCGAAGATCGTGTAGGCGATCATCAGAAGCGTCAACGGAAGCTGGCTGAGCGCCGCGCGAGAGGCTTGCGAATGCAGCCGCGCAGCGAGGCCATGCGCGACGAGCACGGCCAGCACATGACCGCCGATGATGACGCCGGCCTGCAGATTCCACAGCCACCAGGCCGACCCGGCGCCGGCCGCGACGCCCACCTCGACCAACCTGTCTGCGGTGCCGAACAGGTTCCAGCCAAGGCCGAAGGGATCGGAAAAGGCGACCAGCGCGTACTGGCCGTCGACGAGCAGCACCGTCAGGTAATGCGCGATATGATAGGCGAGCGCGATCGGCACGATCGACCACACGAGCAGGCCGGCGGCCTTGCCAAACGAATGCTCGTAACCGGCAAGGCGCTGGCCGAGAAAGACGGCGAGCGCGAACACCGCCGCGAGCAGGACGAAGGTGAGGACGAGGCCGAAGCTGCCGATGCCGATCAGCGCGGTGCGGCCCGGAAATTCCAGCGGATTGACGCCGAACAGGCCGAGCCAGAAGAAGGTCTTCGACAAGCCGTCGAAGGATACCGAAGACAGCGCCAGCAGAAGGAATGCCGTGCCGCTTGGCGGCAACGGTTCGGCGGCAAGCAGCCTGGCACCCGGCCAGCAGAGGCTGAGCCTGCCCTCGTCGCGCTGGAAGGGCGCGAAGCGGGCGACCATGGAAAAGCAGATGCCGAGGAATTCGCCGCGCCGGCTCCAGTCCTCGTAGCCGAAGGCGAGCATGGCGACAAAGCTGACCAGCCAGTAGAGGCCGGCGGCGAGAGCCAGGCGGGACGGATCATCGGGCGCCGGGTCGATAAGCTCGAACCAGGCGAAGGCGAAGAACAGCGCGAAGGCCGGCCAGAAGCCGAACCATTTGGGCAGGAGCGACCGCTGCGTCTCGTCACTACGCCTGCCTGCCAGACGGCTCACGATGCGCCAAGGCCCAAACCACGGGTTGAGCCACGACCAGAGGTCGCCGAACACGCCCTGCAACAGCGTGAAGCCGGCCCACAGCAGCGTCCAGATCGCCAGCGGGAGCGGATTGGAGAGGGGATCGCGGCTGCCGGAGATGCCGGCGGCGATGAGAAGCGCAAAGCCGGCAAAGGAAAGCAGGCTGATGATAGTGCGTGAGCCGTCGCCGAAGGTGAACAGGGAGAGGCGCCGTCGCCAGAAACTGCCGAGGGCTGCCGGCGGCAGCAGCGCCAGAACGAGGAAGCTGACGGCCACGGCAAAAGCACCGCCGGCGATGTAGTAGCCGGTTGGAAGGAGCAAGACATGGCCGCGATCGGAGGCGTGGGCGAAGGCTGGGGTTGGGAGGAGAACGAGGGCGAAGGAGACAGGGGCCAATCTGCAAAGGTGGCGCTCTATGGCGCCCCCCTCTGTCCTGCCGGACATCTCCCCCTCAAGGGGGAGATTGGCAGCTTCTCTGCCGGCGCTTCCCCTGCAAAGCTGAAGATTGGCGAAGGTGGAGATGACAGGATAATCTCCCCCCTTGAGGGGGAGATGTCCGGCAGGACAGAGGGGGGCGCGAAGGAACTCAGCCTATCCAACTTTGCCGTCTCGCAAGGCGATGCCGAAGAACCGGCAGCGTCGTCACACCTTGACCAACTGCCTCACCCGATCCTTCTCGCCAAAAATCCTGAGATACCTTTTGATCTCCTTCTCGTCCCCCGTCGCCTTGGCGGGATTGTCGGAGAGCTTCACCGCGGGTCGGCCATTGGCTTCGCTGACCTTGCAGACCAGCGAGATGGCGTCGAGGCTGTTGGTTTCGGTCGGCGCGCAGCCCTCGAAATCATTGGTCAGGTTGGTGCCCCAGCCGAAGGACATGCGCACCTTGCCCTTGAAGTGACGATAGGTCTCCTCGATGGTCTCGACCTCGAGCCCGTCGGAGAAGATGAGAAGCTTCTGCTTCGGGTCCTTGCCCTTCTCGCGCCACCAGGAGAGGATCTTCTCGCCGCCTTCGATCGGCGGCGCGCTGTCGGGGCGGAAGCCGGTCCAGTCGGCGATCCAGTCCGGCGCGTCGCGCAAGAACGCAGCCGTGCCGAAGGTGTCGGGCAGCACGATCAGGAGGTTGCCGCCATAGTAGCGCTGCCAGTCCTGCAGCACCTTGTACGGCGCCTCCCGCAGCTCCTTCTCGGAATTGGCGAGCGCAGCGAACACCATCGGCAGTTCATGCGCATTGGTGCCGAGCGCCTCGAGGTCGTTGTCCATCGCCAAAAGCACGTTGGACGTGCCGGTGAAGGCCTCGCCGATGCCTTCCTTCAGCGCCTCGACGCACCAGCGCTGCCAGAGGAAAGAGTGGCGGCGGCGGGTGCCAAAATCGGAAATGCGGATGCCGGGCAAGGCCTTCAGGCGCTCGGTCTTGTCCCACATCTTGGCCTTGGCGCGGGCATAGAGCACGTCGAGCGCGAACGGTCCGAAGGAGCGCATGGCGGCGCGCGAGCGCAACTCGTTGATGATGGCAAGCGCCGGGATCTCCCAGAGCGTCGTGTACATCCAGGGGCCGCTGAAGGAGAGCTCGTATTGGCCGTCGCGTTTGGAGAGCTCGTAGCCGGGCAAGCGGAAGTCTTCCAGCCAGGCGAGGAATTCCGGCTCGAATATCTGCTTGCGGCCATAAAAGGTGTTGCCGCCCAGCCAGATCATCTCCTTCTTGGAAAAGCGGAGCGTGCGGGCGTGATCGAGCTGCTCGCGCAATTCGCCTTCATCGATCTCGTCGCCCAGGCGAACCGACGTCGTGCGATTGATCAGCGAGAAAGTGGCGTCGACCTTGGGATACATGCCCCAGATCATCTGCAGCATCAGAAGCTTGTAGAAGTCCGTGTCCAGCAGGCTGCGGACGATCGGATCGAGCTTCCAGGTGTGGTTATAGACGCGCCGCGCTATATCGGTCTTTGCCATACTTGCTGCCGCCTTCGTTGCTCGCTCTAGATTTGTTCCAGGCAATTCCGGACGGAAAACTGCCCGCGCACTTTTCCTGGAACGGCTTTAGCCACAAGCCTCTTAGCATCGAATTTCCGAAAGTTCTGCCCGGTTTGGGAGCTGGCCCGACAAAAAGCAGCTATGCAAGTCCAGTCATCACGACGCTGCCCTGGCGCCGATCACCTTGAGCGACGGGCGTTTCCTGCGGCTCGGCACACGGCCAGCCACGGGCGCATCGGCCCGACCCTCGTCCCGCTCCTTCTCGGCGAACAGCCAGTCGATGAAGAGCTGGACGATCGGCGCCGAGCGCATCTCGTTGCGGCAGACGACATAGAAGTCGTCGACCGCCGGCACCGACAGCGTGAAGGGCGCGACGAGCATGCCCCTGGCGAGCAAGGCGCGCGCTGTCACTGAGTCGCCGAGTGCCACGCCGTGGCCATGGACTGCCGCCTCAGTCGCCATGCGCGCGTCGCCGAGATGGTGGCGGCGGCCACGCTCCAGATCGAGCGCGTCGGCGGCGGCCAGCCAGGTGTGCCACTCACGGCCGTCGTCGCCATGCAGGAAGACGTGATCGGCAAGATCGCGGACGCTGCGGATCGGCCGGTTGTTGATCAGCGTCGGGCTGACCACCGGAAACAGTTCGAGGCCCGACCATTTGCGTATCCAGCAGTCGCTCCAACTGCCGTCGCCGTAATGCACGCAGACGTCGATATGCGGGGCGCGAATATCCCTGGCGTCGTTGGACGGGGTCAGCGTGAGTTGGATGTCCGGATATTGCGCGGTGAAGGAGCCGAGCCGCGGCGTCATCCACAACAAGAGCAGCGCCGGCACGCAGGAGACCGACAATGCCCCGGCGCTTGCCGGCCTCGTCATGCGCTGGGTGGCGGCGGCGATGCCGTCGAAGGCGGCCGAAACCGCCGGCAGGAACTCGGCGCCGTGCGGCGTCAGCTTCACGCGCTGGCCGGTGCGCTCGAAGAGTTTCACGCCGAGCGACTGCTCGAGCGCCTTGATCTGGTGGCTGACGGCGCCGTGGGTGACGTTGAGCTCGCCCGCCGCCTTGGTCAGCGAAGCGTGGCGCGCCGTCGCCTCGAAGGCGCGAAGCGGGTTCAGCGGCGGCAGGCGTTTGGCCACGGACAACTCCACAAGTTTGTGAGTTTTTCTCACAGTGATGACCCT from Mesorhizobium sp. M1E.F.Ca.ET.045.02.1.1 includes the following:
- the pncB gene encoding nicotinate phosphoribosyltransferase, whose product is MAKTDIARRVYNHTWKLDPIVRSLLDTDFYKLLMLQMIWGMYPKVDATFSLINRTTSVRLGDEIDEGELREQLDHARTLRFSKKEMIWLGGNTFYGRKQIFEPEFLAWLEDFRLPGYELSKRDGQYELSFSGPWMYTTLWEIPALAIINELRSRAAMRSFGPFALDVLYARAKAKMWDKTERLKALPGIRISDFGTRRRHSFLWQRWCVEALKEGIGEAFTGTSNVLLAMDNDLEALGTNAHELPMVFAALANSEKELREAPYKVLQDWQRYYGGNLLIVLPDTFGTAAFLRDAPDWIADWTGFRPDSAPPIEGGEKILSWWREKGKDPKQKLLIFSDGLEVETIEETYRHFKGKVRMSFGWGTNLTNDFEGCAPTETNSLDAISLVCKVSEANGRPAVKLSDNPAKATGDEKEIKRYLRIFGEKDRVRQLVKV
- the gcvA gene encoding transcriptional regulator GcvA, which codes for MAKRLPPLNPLRAFEATARHASLTKAAGELNVTHGAVSHQIKALEQSLGVKLFERTGQRVKLTPHGAEFLPAVSAAFDGIAAATQRMTRPASAGALSVSCVPALLLLWMTPRLGSFTAQYPDIQLTLTPSNDARDIRAPHIDVCVHYGDGSWSDCWIRKWSGLELFPVVSPTLINNRPIRSVRDLADHVFLHGDDGREWHTWLAAADALDLERGRRHHLGDARMATEAAVHGHGVALGDSVTARALLARGMLVAPFTLSVPAVDDFYVVCRNEMRSAPIVQLFIDWLFAEKERDEGRADAPVAGRVPSRRKRPSLKVIGARAAS